GAAAGGCATTGATGCGGTAATAGAGATCCTCGCGGAAAGTACCTGCATTGACCATCTCTTCAAGGTCTCGATTGGTCGCTGCCACAATCCGCGCCTGTATCGATAGTGTCTCGCTACCCCCAACGCGCTCATAAGTGCCCTCTTCCAGCAAGCGCAACATCCTGGCCTGCGTTTCCAGAGTCATGTCGCCTACCTCGTCCAAAAAGAGCGTGCCACCTTTAGCCAGTTCTACCTTGCCCAGCTTGCGAGAAACGGCGCTGGTAAATGCCCCTTTTTCGTGACCAAACAGTTCACTATCGATCAGCGTTGCTGGCAGTGCACCGCAGTTGACCTGCATAAATGGACCATCGCACTTGGAACTCAGCGCGTGTAACACCCGCGCAGCTAATCCTTTGCCCACACCCGTTTCGCCCTTAAACAGTACCGACAGATCAGTAGATGCGACCTTTGTAAGCTGAATTTGAAATGCGTGCAGTGCCGCACTCTGACCGATAAATTCATTGCCAACGCCATCCGTGCTGTTGATTATGGAGGTCAGTGCGCTGATGCGCGGGTCCCTCTCGACTGAGAGTCGCGTCTGTGCGATCTCTGAATAATTGAGGTCGCGATCTATCGCCTTGACCTGAAAGGTGTACTCTCCCGGCGGCAAGTCCCGGTAATAGGCTCGCATCTTGCGAGTCGCAGGTTGCCAGTCGAGATCATAGCCCTTCAGGCGATAGACATAGAGCATGTCGCGGGGATGGGTGGAAAAACTCAGGCCCTTATACTCGAAAGTCACCTGCTGATCTGTGGTAGATACGATGACTTCCTGTGGATTCTCATAGACATTATCGGCAACAATCTGAATCAGACGAATCTGGGGTGGAATTTGTCGCTGCCGGTAGCGCACCAGAGAGTTCAAGATTGTACCGAACCAGAAATTTCCATCGCGATCTTCGAATATCTGCAGAACGGGTTCTATATGCGGTGAGTTGATGGTCTGAAAAAGCTGGCCATCGTAGTGAACCACACCCCCATCTGTGCCGAGCCAGAGGTGTCCTTGGGAATCCTCAAGCAAACAATGGATTCGGTTGCTCGGCAAACCGTCCTTGGTCGTGAAGGTCTGGAACGTGCTGCCATCAAAGCGACAAAGACCACCCTGAGTGGCGATCCACAGGTTGTCATCTCGGTCTAATAGCAGGTCAGTGACACTGCCGTCTATCAGCCCATCTTCAATCCCATAAAATTTAAGACTATCTTCTGGATGCCAGCGCGCGAAACCCTTGCCGGTACCTGATAAATTTTCGTGAGAGAGATGAAAATAGACCTCGCCGTTGCGCCCGAAAATCACAGTGCCAATGCGGCTGAAAGGATCTTTCTTCTTCTCCTCCACAAAAATGGTTTGAAACTCCTCGCCACGCTGATAAATGATCTTCAAGGGGCTGATAAAAAGGTCCTCTTTTCCTTTTTTAGAGCCGTTTTCCCAATGGCCAAAAAGAAATCCTCCTTGCGGGTCCTGGGCAATTGCACAAACACTACTTTCGCCTAAATTTGGGATTGTTTCTATTTTTTCAAACTTCTGTCCATCGTGGCGGAACAGGCCATTGCGGCCGCCAAACCACAGATACCTCCCGTGGTCCTCATAGATGGCGAAACAACCGTTGAGATCAAAGTCATTATCGGTGCCTACGAATGCAAAGTGCTCGCTATTGAAGCGAAAGACGCTCTCGGTTAAACGGTTGATATTAGGAGACGCATACCCGCCCCATATATCACCTCGACAGTCTTGCACAATCTGCGAGATCTCATGCACCCTATTGGATGGATCTTCACAGGGACCGAAAACACCGATACTATGCGCATCGTAAAGTCCAACGCCCCCCCAGGTGGCGAACCACAACTGATGATCGCGATCCTGGAACACAGCTTTAACCGCGGGATGGGGCAGGCCATCGGCTGGAGTAAACTTGCTGAACCCATCGTCGTCCTGATAGAGCGCCCCATTCGCGGTGCAGAACCACATCCGATCTTCTCGATCGCTCTGAATTTTGCGCAGTGCGCCACCTAAATCTGCCTGAACAGACTGGAAGGTGCCATCGGCATAGCACCAGAGTCTGTCGCCATATCCAGGCCGACCGATCCACACCTTGCCGGTATGGTCCTGCCCCACTGCATAGCTCGTCCTGCCTGGAGGAAAACCCTCTTTCTCTTCATAGCGGTAGAAGGATGTACCGTCAAAACGGATGAGGTAGTCAAAGCCAAACCACAGATGGCCTTCCATATCCTGGGCAATACCCCGACATTTGTTGGGCCATTGAGGACAAGGTGGCTGCTCGTAGTCTTGAAGGTAGAGCGGAATCAAGTCGTGGAACACAGTGCCATCGTAATATCCCAGAGTGCGGTGACCACTACACCATATACGTCCCTCACTGTCTTCATAAATGAACTCCACAGCACGGCCTGCAATGCCGTCGTCCTCTAAATGGTGAAAATTTGCCCCGTCGTACCAGCAGACGCCATTTAATGTGCCGAACCACAACCGATTCTGACTATCCTGAAAAATAAAATAAACGCGGTCGCTAATCAGACCATCCTGTCGCGTAAAATTCTGGAACTCGTCTCCATCGAAGCGACTAACACCGTTATCCCGTGTGGCGAACCAGAGATAACCCTCGCTGTCTTCGGCGATGTGTTCAATGCGCACTCCTGCCAGGCCATCGGATATGGAATAAGTCCGCCAGGTGCCCGTGCGGTTGAGTGAGTTGATCATAAAAAAACCTTATTATCATGCACCTGCATTGGAGACGGAGTACAACTGCGATATATGCTCCACACTGAAATCTTCGGATAGAATGATAGAACTCCAAAATCTCACATCGTCGGGAATTGTTACTTCCACACCATATAAAGAAGCGCCTTTTTGCATATCATATATCCCCACTATCTAATAACATGGGTTCTTCCTATGGCATAAGATATTATATCGTCCCACAAGACGTAATATCGTCTTGGAAGTATATGTACAAATATTCAAAGAGCAAGAAAAAAAGTTTTATCTGACAGAACTTTTTTGCGCCGAGTTTGATCGGGTATGCAGATGAGCAACGCTTACGGCCTTTTGTTTTACCTTTGCATGGCTTTTTTATAAAAAAATGAGGGGACGGCAGGGAGGGATACCATTTACCTTGCCGCCCCCGAAGACCGGGCTGGAGTGAAGGGATATCTCGGCCCGGTCGTTGTGTTCATGGGGATTCGTATTAACGCTGCGAACACTTAGACGGGCTGCAAACGCTTTTGGTGTCAAATTTGTAGGGAAAAAATGGACCCCGGTACAAAAATACTGTGTTATTCCGTCAGCGTGTATGAAGATGCACTTTTTGATCGGGGTCCTTCAGGTGTGACAGAATCATTCATGGAGGGGTTTAAAAAAGCCGAGTATTTGTGGGGAATTTCTACTAAATTGTGATACCAGCAATTCTCGTGTTACGTGTGGCATGAGTGATTCCTTTCCACCCTTTTTGGAGATTTCCTATGATTTACGACATGCGTACCTATGACCTGAATCCCGGTGCTTTGCAAACCTATATGGATGCGGTGCGCGAGGTGGCACTTCCCCTGCGCGAGGACTATGGGGTCAAACTTGCCGGGTGGTATTATACCGATATTGGGAAGTTAAATCGCGTTGTTCACATCTGGGCGTATCGCGATTATACCCATTTTGATCAGGCGCGACAGGCGGTGCGTAGCGATCCCAGATGGGTTAATGACTATCTGCCCCGCGTCAAAGGGCTTGTGGTGCGCCAGCAAGATCAAATTATGCTCGCGTCTGATTTTTTCGAGTCCCGGGTTCCGGCTCTGTCGGAAGATGCATGATTCCAGGGGTTGTTAGCATCCGACCCTTTATGAGGTTATGTATAATATGTAGGGGCGGCGCCCCCGTGCCCGCCCGTGCTCTTCAATTGCGATTGGGCAAAAAAAACGGGTAGAGGATTGTTATATTCTCTACCCGTTTCCTTTTTGTCTGGGAGATTAATCAGGGCAGGCAATGTCAGTCGTCATCCTTGCCCGGAATGTTCAGGCGGAATAATACGGGGTGATGGTCCGAGTAGTGCTGTGCAAATAGATTCCCATTGTACGGGTCGCCGGGATAGGTTTCGGAGCCTCGCCAGGTGCCGCGCATCTGGTCGATGAGGTTGATGACTTGAAAATCAAATGCCTCGTCTATCTCGTCTAACCTGGCCGGGCGGTACATGACGTGGTCATAGGGTTTGCTGCTTCCTGCCGCTGTGTTCGTTTTTCGGCATTCGTCGTTGAGCGACACAAATCCCGCCGGTGTTACTGCTTTAAGTTCTGCGGCGTTTTCGATGTTCATGTCCCCTACGATGTAGAAGTCCTGTTCCTGTGCGTCGTGGCGGTCGATCCACTGGGCGATGCTCAAAAGTTCGGCTTTGCGTTCTTTTTTCTTGTTTCCGCCGGGGGACAAGTGGACGTTGATGACGACGAAATCCATTTTGCCATTTATGGTGCGGAAGCCGTGGGCGTGTGGCACGCGGGGATATACGGGATGGGCAGAGCGGTCTTTTGCGAGGAATCCGTTGGGCAGGTCAGGGGCGATTTTCAGTTTGTCGGGTTTGTAAAAGACCGCGGACCATTCGGTGCTCGATCCGGCTTTGTGGATTTTTTCGCCTCTTCCCGTATCTTCACAAGATAGGGAGTAATCAAAGCCCTGTGCGGTCATGGCATCGAAGAATGCATCGGCTTCGGGGTCCTCGCTATAGGACTCGCCCCCGCAGTATTGACCGTTATCAGGCGGTGCAACGAGTTCCTGGACGATGACCATGTCGTATTTTCCGACCAGTTGGGCAAGTGCTTCGTTGTCTTTCTTTTTGTATAGTCCGAGGAATTTGATGTTGAAAGAACAGATTGTGATTTGTTCGTCAACTTGTGGTCGGCAACCGAATAATAACAGGAGAATGAAGTATAAAAGGTGTTTTTTCATGGCGTTCCTATGTTGGATACAATTCTCATCGCGGCTTTCAATATAAATGGGATGACAAATCCAATACAGGAAATTCGGATATATTTTTATCCGGGGTGGTGAGTTGAGGGGTGAGAAAAATACTTGAAGAACGCCTGAAATTTCTCGACCATGAGCGCGGGTATATCTGATAATTCTGAACAGGAGATTTATTATGAGCAATGGACAAATCATTTTTCAGGACACATTTGACGGTGGGCTGGATAGCGGGTGGTCGTGGTTGCGGGAACATTCCGATGATTGGCGGATTCGGGATGGGGGGCTGGAGATTTGCGTGCGTCCCGGCGTGAAAGATACGGTGCAAAATGCTTTGCTCAGGTCTGCGCCAGACCGCAGTGAGGGAGCTTATGCGGTTGAGGTTACGATTACCAATCACAGCCAGCCCACGCAGCAATACGAGCAGGCGGGTATTACGTGGTATCACGATGGGGAGCCGGTGTTCAAAGAGGTAAAGGAACTCATTGACGGCGATCTGTACATTATTCCCGGGAAGCAGCCGATGCCGACGCAGAGTGTTCGTTTGCGGCTTGTTGTTACCGCGAATACATGGGAAGCGCAGTTTTGCGCCGAGGGTGAGTCCGTGTTCCAGACTGCGGCTTCGGGCGCGCTCCCTCCTCCGGGCGATGATCAGGTGAGTA
This genomic interval from Gemmatimonadota bacterium contains the following:
- a CDS encoding sigma 54-interacting transcriptional regulator encodes the protein MINSLNRTGTWRTYSISDGLAGVRIEHIAEDSEGYLWFATRDNGVSRFDGDEFQNFTRQDGLISDRVYFIFQDSQNRLWFGTLNGVCWYDGANFHHLEDDGIAGRAVEFIYEDSEGRIWCSGHRTLGYYDGTVFHDLIPLYLQDYEQPPCPQWPNKCRGIAQDMEGHLWFGFDYLIRFDGTSFYRYEEKEGFPPGRTSYAVGQDHTGKVWIGRPGYGDRLWCYADGTFQSVQADLGGALRKIQSDREDRMWFCTANGALYQDDDGFSKFTPADGLPHPAVKAVFQDRDHQLWFATWGGVGLYDAHSIGVFGPCEDPSNRVHEISQIVQDCRGDIWGGYASPNINRLTESVFRFNSEHFAFVGTDNDFDLNGCFAIYEDHGRYLWFGGRNGLFRHDGQKFEKIETIPNLGESSVCAIAQDPQGGFLFGHWENGSKKGKEDLFISPLKIIYQRGEEFQTIFVEEKKKDPFSRIGTVIFGRNGEVYFHLSHENLSGTGKGFARWHPEDSLKFYGIEDGLIDGSVTDLLLDRDDNLWIATQGGLCRFDGSTFQTFTTKDGLPSNRIHCLLEDSQGHLWLGTDGGVVHYDGQLFQTINSPHIEPVLQIFEDRDGNFWFGTILNSLVRYRQRQIPPQIRLIQIVADNVYENPQEVIVSTTDQQVTFEYKGLSFSTHPRDMLYVYRLKGYDLDWQPATRKMRAYYRDLPPGEYTFQVKAIDRDLNYSEIAQTRLSVERDPRISALTSIINSTDGVGNEFIGQSAALHAFQIQLTKVASTDLSVLFKGETGVGKGLAARVLHALSSKCDGPFMQVNCGALPATLIDSELFGHEKGAFTSAVSRKLGKVELAKGGTLFLDEVGDMTLETQARMLRLLEEGTYERVGGSETLSIQARIVAATNRDLEEMVNAGTFREDLYYRINAFPMSLPPLRERKEDIPDLAEFFKTRMATHLDKQIEPLTVEVIEVLQACDWPGNVRELEHTINRAVIVCQNSQIEVADIGLIGSSTPVFTDREVAPLAEIERRYILEMLKATNWKIKGAGGAATLLGLNPGTLYGKMRRLGIRRPEKEHI
- a CDS encoding NIPSNAP family protein; the protein is MIYDMRTYDLNPGALQTYMDAVREVALPLREDYGVKLAGWYYTDIGKLNRVVHIWAYRDYTHFDQARQAVRSDPRWVNDYLPRVKGLVVRQQDQIMLASDFFESRVPALSEDA